One Methanococcus voltae genomic region harbors:
- the wtpB gene encoding tungstate ABC transporter permease WtpB, which produces MKIDKSFYIVFLSASVFILLFVSLPLITMLLNPGDVSGAIMDKEVIKSLEVSLKAAGMSTLLALLFGVPLAYIFARNDFKGKSLIESIIDIPMAIPHSVVGIMILSFFYGSTIGEFLTNAGLKIVDNFWGIVAVMLYVGIPFMINSARDGFEMVDEELEHVSRTLGASRFKTFFSVSLPIIKNNLVSGSILTYARGLSEVGAILIVAYFPKTTPVLIMDRFNQFGLSSSKPISVLMIIVSILLFTIFRLVRHKKVKN; this is translated from the coding sequence ATGAAGATAGATAAAAGTTTTTACATAGTATTCTTGTCTGCATCAGTATTTATTTTATTATTTGTTTCATTGCCTTTGATAACTATGTTATTGAATCCTGGAGATGTTTCGGGAGCTATAATGGATAAGGAAGTTATCAAATCGCTTGAAGTAAGTTTAAAAGCAGCAGGAATGAGTACGTTGTTGGCGTTATTGTTCGGTGTGCCTTTAGCATACATTTTTGCAAGAAATGACTTTAAAGGTAAGAGTTTAATTGAAAGTATAATTGATATTCCTATGGCAATACCCCACTCCGTAGTGGGTATTATGATACTTTCATTCTTTTACGGGAGTACCATCGGTGAATTTCTAACTAACGCAGGTTTAAAGATAGTTGATAATTTTTGGGGGATTGTAGCAGTAATGCTATATGTAGGAATCCCATTCATGATAAATAGTGCAAGGGACGGTTTTGAAATGGTGGACGAGGAGTTAGAACACGTTTCAAGAACATTGGGCGCTTCAAGATTTAAAACGTTCTTTAGTGTTTCCTTACCAATTATAAAAAATAACTTAGTTTCTGGAAGTATTTTGACATATGCGAGAGGTTTAAGTGAGGTAGGTGCAATTTTAATAGTTGCTTATTTCCCCAAAACAACACCTGTACTCATTATGGATAGATTTAACCAATTCGGTTTGTCTTCCTCAAAACCAATTTCCGTGTTGATGATCATTGTAAGTATATTGTTATTTACAATCTTTAGGCTTGTAAGGCATAAAAAAGTTAAAAATTAA
- the thsA gene encoding thermosome subunit alpha, with translation MASPNQGVLPENMKRYMGRDAQRMNILAGRIIAETVRSTLGPKGMDKMLVDDMGDVVVTNDGVTILREMSVEHPAAKMLIEVAKTQEKEVGDGTTTAVVTAGELLRKAEELLDQNVHPTIVVKGYQMAAQKCQEVLKEIACEVSSEDKEILTKIAMTSITGKGAEKAKAKLADIIVDAVSAVSENGEVEKDLIKIEKKAGASIDETELVKGVLIDKERVSAQMPKKVEGAKIALLNCAIEVKETETDAEIRITDPAKLMEFIEQEEKMLKDMVLEIKNAGATVLFCQKGIDDLAQHYLAKEGIMAARRVKKSDMEKLAKATGANIITNIKDLSAEDLGDAGIVEEEAISGDKMIFVKECKLPKAVTMLIRGTTDHVIEEVARAVDDAIGVVACTIEDGKIVSGGGSTEVELSMRLREFAEGIDGREQLAVRAFADALEVIPRTLAENAGLDAIEILVRVRAAHAGNNKCAGLNVFTGEVEDMCANGVVEPLRVKTQAIQSAAESTEMLLRIDDVIAAEKLRGAPDMDMGGMGGMGGMPPMM, from the coding sequence ATGGCAAGTCCAAACCAAGGTGTATTACCTGAAAATATGAAAAGATACATGGGTAGAGATGCTCAAAGAATGAACATCTTAGCTGGTAGAATAATCGCTGAAACAGTTAGATCAACATTAGGTCCAAAAGGAATGGATAAAATGTTAGTTGACGACATGGGAGATGTTGTTGTAACAAACGACGGTGTAACAATCTTAAGAGAAATGAGTGTTGAACACCCTGCTGCTAAAATGTTAATCGAAGTAGCAAAAACACAAGAAAAAGAAGTTGGAGACGGTACAACAACCGCTGTTGTTACAGCTGGTGAATTATTAAGAAAAGCTGAAGAATTATTAGACCAAAACGTACACCCAACAATCGTTGTTAAAGGATACCAAATGGCTGCTCAAAAATGTCAAGAAGTTTTAAAAGAAATTGCTTGCGAAGTAAGCTCAGAAGACAAGGAAATCTTAACAAAAATCGCAATGACCTCAATCACCGGTAAAGGTGCTGAAAAAGCTAAAGCTAAATTAGCTGACATCATTGTTGATGCTGTATCTGCAGTAAGCGAAAACGGAGAAGTTGAAAAAGACTTAATCAAAATTGAGAAAAAAGCTGGTGCTTCAATCGATGAAACCGAATTAGTTAAAGGTGTTTTAATCGACAAAGAAAGAGTAAGCGCACAAATGCCTAAAAAAGTTGAAGGTGCTAAAATTGCATTATTAAACTGTGCAATTGAAGTAAAAGAAACTGAAACAGACGCTGAAATTAGAATCACAGACCCTGCAAAATTAATGGAATTCATTGAACAAGAAGAAAAAATGTTAAAAGACATGGTTCTTGAAATCAAAAACGCAGGAGCTACAGTATTATTCTGTCAAAAAGGTATCGATGACTTAGCACAACACTACTTAGCTAAAGAAGGAATCATGGCTGCAAGAAGAGTTAAAAAGTCAGATATGGAAAAATTAGCAAAAGCTACAGGCGCTAACATCATCACAAATATCAAAGACTTATCAGCTGAAGACTTAGGTGACGCTGGAATCGTAGAAGAAGAAGCAATTTCAGGAGACAAAATGATTTTTGTTAAAGAATGCAAACTTCCTAAAGCGGTTACCATGTTAATCAGAGGTACAACAGACCACGTTATTGAAGAAGTAGCTAGAGCTGTTGACGACGCTATCGGTGTTGTAGCATGTACAATCGAAGATGGTAAAATAGTTTCAGGCGGAGGTTCAACAGAAGTTGAATTATCCATGAGATTAAGAGAATTCGCTGAAGGAATCGATGGAAGAGAACAATTAGCTGTTAGAGCTTTCGCTGATGCTTTAGAAGTAATTCCAAGAACATTAGCTGAAAACGCTGGTTTAGACGCTATTGAAATCTTAGTTAGAGTTAGAGCTGCTCACGCAGGTAACAACAAATGCGCTGGTTTAAACGTATTCACTGGCGAAGTTGAAGACATGTGTGCAAACGGCGTTGTTGAACCATTAAGAGTTAAAACACAAGCTATTCAGTCAGCTGCTGAATCAACAGAAATGTTATTAAGAATTGACGATGTAATTGCTGCTGAAAAATTAAGAGGAGCTCCTGATATGGATATGGGAGGAATGGGCGGAATGGGCGGTATGCCTCCAATGATGTAA
- a CDS encoding prephenate dehydrogenase/arogenate dehydrogenase family protein has product MDLKRSKISVSIIGGTDGLGKWFAKFLKEKNDNFNFEITVTGRNKEKGSAVSQELSVNYCSDNINAVEKADIVIIAVPISHTLSVIEEVAPHVPKGSILMDMTSVKEKPSLKMIEFTKKGVSVIPTHPMFGPSVPSIAEQVVILTPVEKCDNKHFERVKEFLENAGAKVIVVTPQQHDEIISVIQGLTHFVHISLGSTLRELGVSIKDSRNFASPIYEMMINMVGRIVGQNANLYADIQMNNDRVTNVHDTFINECIKLRDTVANKDKKAFIEDMELTSAYFGEETKKGLYYSNKAVNAIVNENMALKESIGKEITLKHIYTGKIYNGILNNIIDDKLILKDLKNDKKEYELNIYEFNLL; this is encoded by the coding sequence ATGGATTTAAAACGTTCAAAAATTTCAGTTTCCATAATTGGTGGAACCGATGGTCTTGGAAAATGGTTTGCCAAATTTTTAAAAGAAAAAAATGACAATTTTAATTTTGAAATAACCGTTACAGGTAGAAATAAAGAAAAAGGCAGTGCTGTAAGCCAAGAACTCAGCGTAAACTATTGTTCGGATAATATTAATGCCGTAGAAAAAGCAGATATTGTGATAATAGCAGTACCCATTAGTCATACCCTGTCAGTTATAGAAGAAGTAGCCCCCCATGTACCAAAAGGTAGCATATTAATGGATATGACTTCAGTTAAGGAAAAACCGTCTTTAAAAATGATAGAATTTACAAAAAAAGGTGTTTCTGTTATTCCAACCCACCCAATGTTTGGACCTTCAGTACCTTCAATTGCTGAACAAGTTGTAATTCTTACACCCGTGGAGAAGTGTGATAATAAGCACTTTGAGAGAGTTAAAGAGTTCTTAGAAAATGCGGGGGCGAAGGTAATCGTCGTTACCCCCCAACAGCATGATGAAATTATAAGCGTAATTCAAGGTTTAACTCACTTTGTCCATATTTCATTAGGCTCTACCCTTAGAGAGCTTGGCGTAAGTATTAAGGACTCCAGGAATTTTGCATCTCCGATTTATGAAATGATGATTAATATGGTCGGTAGAATCGTAGGGCAAAATGCAAATTTATACGCCGATATTCAAATGAACAATGACCGGGTTACAAACGTTCACGACACTTTTATAAATGAATGTATTAAATTACGCGATACAGTTGCAAATAAAGATAAAAAAGCATTTATTGAAGATATGGAATTGACTTCTGCTTATTTTGGTGAAGAAACTAAAAAAGGTCTGTATTATTCAAATAAAGCCGTTAATGCCATAGTTAATGAGAATATGGCACTAAAAGAATCTATTGGTAAAGAAATTACTTTAAAACATATATACACTGGTAAAATTTATAACGGAATCCTAAATAATATTATTGACGATAAATTAATTCTTAAAGACCTTAAAAATGATAAAAAAGAATATGAATTAAATATTTATGAATTTAATTTGCTATAA
- the hypB gene encoding hydrogenase nickel incorporation protein HypB, which translates to MHFVDVLTVGKDLLKANKKNADKNRKLLKENNVVAFDFMGAIGSGKTLLIEKLIEDLKGDYNVACIAGDVIAKFDAGRMEKHGAKVIPLNTGKECHLDAHQIGHSLGDLDLKDIDIVFIENVGNLICPTDFDLGTHKRIVVVSATEGDDTVEKHPEIFKTANLTIINKIDLAEAVEADPKKMEADAKLINPEMDVLLTAVKKDIGFDEVANYIRTNVKEQRN; encoded by the coding sequence TTGCACTTTGTTGATGTTTTGACAGTTGGGAAAGATTTATTAAAAGCGAACAAAAAAAATGCCGATAAAAATAGAAAATTATTAAAAGAAAATAATGTCGTGGCTTTTGACTTCATGGGGGCAATTGGTAGTGGTAAAACATTATTAATTGAAAAATTAATTGAAGATTTAAAAGGGGACTATAATGTCGCTTGCATTGCAGGGGATGTAATTGCAAAATTCGATGCTGGTAGAATGGAAAAACATGGCGCTAAAGTAATTCCATTAAATACCGGCAAAGAATGCCACTTAGATGCACACCAAATCGGTCATAGCTTAGGGGACTTAGATTTAAAAGATATAGATATCGTATTTATTGAAAATGTGGGTAATTTAATATGCCCTACAGACTTTGATTTAGGAACTCATAAAAGAATAGTTGTAGTTAGTGCTACAGAAGGTGACGATACTGTTGAAAAACACCCTGAAATATTTAAAACAGCTAATTTAACAATTATTAATAAAATAGACCTTGCTGAAGCAGTTGAAGCAGACCCTAAAAAGATGGAAGCTGACGCGAAACTAATAAATCCTGAAATGGACGTTTTGTTGACTGCCGTTAAGAAAGATATTGGATTTGATGAAGTTGCCAACTATATAAGAACTAATGTAAAAGAACAACGAAACTAA
- a CDS encoding ATP-binding cassette domain-containing protein yields MLKLENVSKSWKEFQLKNVSFELRDKYCVILGPSGAGKSVIIQCIAGILDVDNGKIYYDDEDITDLKPELRNFGYVPQNYALFPNMNVYKNIKYGMTIRKVDKLTADKKIRDIAEFLNISHILERTPKTLSGGEQQRVALARALVLNPKLLLLDEPTSALDIHIKDTVMDELKKISELTPIIHITHDFVEARTLGEHIAIVINGELNDFGTKEIFKKPKNEKVAKFLGYNILSENNAKLAVSPENVKIKTVESTGTSTSGDRNGKKYGVVNGFIDFGYYKTVSVSYNNKNLKCICDEEFDIKSGDNVSIDFENMIRI; encoded by the coding sequence ATGTTAAAATTAGAAAATGTATCCAAATCATGGAAAGAATTTCAATTAAAAAATGTTTCATTTGAATTGCGTGACAAATATTGTGTAATTTTGGGTCCAAGTGGTGCTGGAAAGTCCGTAATTATTCAATGTATAGCAGGAATTTTGGATGTAGATAACGGTAAAATTTATTATGATGATGAAGATATAACTGATTTGAAACCCGAACTAAGAAATTTTGGTTATGTACCTCAAAATTATGCATTATTCCCAAATATGAATGTTTATAAGAATATAAAATACGGAATGACTATTCGTAAGGTTGATAAGCTTACCGCAGATAAGAAAATAAGAGATATTGCGGAATTTTTAAATATATCCCATATATTGGAAAGAACGCCAAAAACACTTAGTGGTGGGGAACAACAAAGAGTTGCATTAGCAAGAGCTTTGGTATTAAATCCTAAACTTTTATTACTCGATGAACCTACTTCCGCATTAGATATTCATATTAAAGATACTGTAATGGATGAATTAAAGAAAATAAGTGAATTAACCCCTATAATACATATTACGCATGATTTTGTAGAGGCCAGGACTTTGGGCGAACATATTGCCATAGTAATTAATGGGGAATTGAACGACTTTGGAACAAAAGAGATATTTAAAAAGCCAAAAAATGAAAAAGTTGCCAAATTTTTGGGTTATAATATATTATCTGAAAATAATGCAAAATTAGCAGTTTCTCCTGAGAATGTTAAAATTAAAACTGTTGAAAGTACGGGCACCTCTACTAGTGGTGATAGAAACGGCAAAAAATACGGTGTTGTAAATGGTTTTATTGATTTTGGATACTATAAAACCGTAAGTGTTTCATATAACAACAAAAATTTAAAATGTATTTGCGATGAAGAGTTTGATATTAAATCGGGCGATAACGTATCCATTGATTTTGAAAATATGATTCGTATTTAA
- a CDS encoding MFS transporter — protein MVYMKEFKELKNNPMYYYLIPLSILATIGLQIWNTLFNNFGVDIVGINGLQVGMIQSIREIPGFLTFLVVYILLIIKEHRLAALSIVISGIGVALTGYFPSVEGLMFTTFMMSLGFHFFETTNQSLTLQHFTKRQAPLMFGKIKSLSALGNIIIGIIIWFTASYWSLKYNYLVLGSIISLGGLYLLLNSPNVPETTPQKKKMMIKSKYWLYYVLNFLSGARRQIFMVFVLFLLVEKYHFSVIQVTTLFIMNNIISFLVYPKIAKYINVYGEKKMLSIEYTMLIFVFLIYAFVENPLVAALMYIVDNFFFNFAIGINTYFQKTAEPEDIAPSVATGFTINHILAVLMPLIGGALWLVNWKIPFVIGAVISCISLLFVQKIKYAK, from the coding sequence ATGGTATATATGAAAGAATTTAAAGAATTAAAAAACAATCCTATGTATTATTATTTAATACCGTTATCCATCCTCGCTACAATAGGTTTGCAAATATGGAATACATTGTTTAACAACTTTGGGGTGGATATCGTAGGTATCAATGGTTTGCAGGTTGGTATGATTCAATCTATTAGAGAGATACCAGGATTTCTAACATTTTTAGTAGTTTATATATTGTTAATAATAAAAGAACACAGATTAGCTGCGTTATCCATAGTTATTTCAGGAATTGGGGTTGCGTTAACAGGTTATTTCCCATCCGTAGAAGGCTTAATGTTTACAACATTTATGATGTCGTTAGGGTTCCACTTTTTCGAAACCACAAATCAATCTTTGACATTACAACACTTTACAAAACGTCAGGCTCCTTTAATGTTTGGAAAAATAAAAAGCCTTTCTGCGTTGGGCAATATAATAATTGGGATTATAATCTGGTTTACCGCATCATATTGGTCATTGAAATATAATTATTTAGTATTGGGGTCAATTATATCACTTGGAGGATTATATCTCTTATTAAATTCTCCAAATGTTCCGGAAACCACTCCTCAAAAGAAAAAAATGATGATAAAGAGCAAATACTGGCTTTATTATGTGCTTAATTTCCTTAGTGGTGCGAGAAGACAAATATTTATGGTCTTCGTATTGTTCCTATTGGTTGAAAAATATCATTTTAGCGTAATACAAGTAACTACTTTGTTTATAATGAATAATATCATTTCATTTTTGGTTTATCCGAAAATTGCTAAATATATTAACGTATATGGCGAAAAAAAGATGTTATCTATCGAATATACGATGTTAATATTCGTATTTCTTATATATGCCTTTGTAGAAAATCCACTAGTTGCCGCCCTTATGTATATCGTGGACAACTTCTTTTTTAACTTTGCAATAGGTATAAATACATATTTCCAAAAAACAGCTGAACCTGAAGACATTGCACCTTCTGTGGCGACAGGATTTACAATAAATCACATTTTAGCGGTTTTAATGCCCTTAATTGGTGGTGCATTATGGCTTGTAAACTGGAAAATACCATTTGTCATCGGCGCTGTAATTTCTTGTATTTCATTATTATTTGTACAAAAAATAAAGTACGCTAAATAA
- a CDS encoding site-2 protease family protein, with protein MNYFDFSAEEIKEILISTFAIAIIFAWPLNLNQAGLIDLLIALIAVGTGFIFHELGHRTVAKHYGAWSEYRAWYEGLAIALILRILIGITFIAPGAVYISKEYLTYEENGKISIIGPLINFGLAFVFLIPLILGMKMQNIYLVNLGIMGFLVNITLAWFNMLPIPPFDGSKVLSWNKGIWIGVFGVFTIFWLFNSTIVNTIISALL; from the coding sequence ATGAATTATTTTGATTTTAGTGCAGAAGAGATTAAAGAAATATTAATTTCAACATTTGCAATAGCAATTATATTCGCATGGCCTTTAAATTTAAACCAAGCGGGATTGATAGACTTATTAATCGCTTTAATAGCTGTAGGTACTGGTTTTATATTCCACGAATTAGGTCATAGAACTGTGGCAAAACATTATGGCGCTTGGAGTGAATACCGAGCTTGGTATGAAGGTTTAGCAATAGCTTTAATATTAAGAATATTAATCGGAATAACTTTCATAGCCCCGGGTGCAGTTTATATAAGTAAAGAGTACCTTACCTACGAGGAAAATGGTAAAATTTCAATAATAGGACCTTTAATAAACTTCGGATTGGCATTTGTATTCCTAATCCCGTTAATTTTAGGTATGAAAATGCAAAATATATATTTAGTAAATTTAGGAATTATGGGCTTTTTGGTAAACATAACACTTGCATGGTTTAATATGCTACCTATCCCACCATTTGATGGTTCAAAAGTATTAAGTTGGAATAAAGGCATATGGATAGGAGTTTTCGGAGTATTTACAATCTTCTGGTTATTCAATAGTACAATTGTAAATACAATAATCAGTGCATTATTATAA
- a CDS encoding COG1361 S-layer family protein gives MNIQRIITLLSVLLIFTIPAYAETADYTYSDLAKFNDPEVIQLINMKMVNQNPDPAIAGDVFEFRVSVENIGGLSDGNYILEVNPKYPFEAVPGESLKSQIGVIADYQDGKDAIISKFKLKVAKGVYAGDYPVEIILYKVGEKDTGLKKEVYINVANKEATEVKISKKEFNAGETTKMVFTVKNVGSANLKDVTFSWDTADNVLLPVGSGNSRYIQELDVGQSTNIEYDVSSSTDADPGLYQLNINMTFNDYKNGSKQSILTTAGVIITGNTDFEVVYSENQGNSYSFSVSNTGKIQANSVSVSVPRQDGWKISGPDTVIIGNLLQGDYTYASFSLLPEEDTQNITISVKYTDDKGVRQTLKKVVNLPDNVDSMSEFSGLKGTNDETEGMDYSFVPYIIVGILLVGGVAYYIIRRRKNSKNKLDI, from the coding sequence ATGAATATTCAAAGAATTATCACGTTACTGTCGGTTCTATTAATTTTCACAATACCGGCATATGCAGAAACTGCAGACTATACATACAGTGATTTGGCAAAGTTCAATGACCCTGAAGTAATTCAATTAATAAACATGAAAATGGTTAATCAGAACCCCGACCCTGCTATTGCAGGTGACGTATTCGAATTTAGAGTCAGCGTAGAGAATATTGGTGGTTTATCTGATGGAAATTATATTTTAGAGGTTAACCCAAAATATCCTTTTGAAGCCGTACCTGGCGAATCATTAAAATCACAAATCGGAGTTATTGCAGATTACCAAGATGGTAAGGACGCAATTATCTCAAAATTTAAATTAAAAGTTGCAAAAGGCGTATATGCAGGAGACTACCCTGTTGAAATAATACTTTACAAAGTGGGCGAAAAAGACACTGGTTTAAAGAAAGAAGTATATATTAACGTTGCAAATAAGGAAGCTACAGAAGTTAAAATAAGTAAAAAGGAATTCAATGCCGGAGAAACTACTAAAATGGTATTTACCGTTAAGAATGTAGGTTCTGCTAATTTAAAAGATGTAACATTCTCATGGGATACTGCAGATAATGTTTTATTACCTGTAGGTTCTGGCAATTCAAGATATATTCAAGAATTGGATGTAGGTCAGTCTACAAATATTGAATATGACGTTTCTTCAAGTACTGACGCAGACCCTGGTTTATATCAGTTAAATATTAACATGACATTTAATGATTATAAAAATGGTAGCAAACAATCAATACTTACAACAGCCGGAGTTATAATAACCGGTAATACAGACTTTGAAGTAGTTTATTCAGAAAATCAAGGTAATTCATATTCATTTTCTGTTTCAAATACTGGAAAAATTCAAGCAAACTCTGTTTCAGTAAGTGTGCCTAGACAAGACGGTTGGAAAATATCGGGACCAGATACGGTAATTATAGGTAATTTATTACAAGGAGATTATACCTACGCAAGTTTTAGCTTACTTCCTGAGGAAGATACTCAAAATATTACTATAAGTGTAAAATACACTGACGACAAGGGCGTTAGGCAGACCCTTAAAAAAGTAGTAAACTTACCCGATAATGTAGACAGCATGTCAGAATTCAGTGGATTAAAAGGAACTAATGACGAAACTGAAGGTATGGACTATAGCTTTGTGCCATATATAATAGTTGGCATATTATTAGTTGGTGGTGTAGCATATTACATCATTAGAAGAAGAAAAAATTCAAAAAATAAATTAGATATTTAA
- a CDS encoding segregation and condensation protein A, with product MEFELWVRIIKENISKKQVDPWNINISDIANEYLETIKELRKFDIRLSADVVLVASILLRMKSEILYGECENAFDDEEEEGEEEINEDDRRDEEYNDLETQPIPVIMDEKTNEKPTKQTTVTLDGLITTLQSELNKIKSKKPRKKRTQSPGTIATNLNNLIEEMIEEDDISDIMDYIIEELENSKDGNFIFQEKFDTREKVIKNFLPSLYLANDGKIDLLQEELFEKLYVQLKSKQ from the coding sequence ATGGAATTTGAGTTATGGGTACGGATTATTAAAGAAAACATTTCTAAAAAGCAAGTAGACCCTTGGAATATCAATATTTCAGATATTGCAAATGAATATCTAGAAACGATTAAAGAGTTACGAAAATTTGACATAAGACTCTCTGCAGATGTCGTTTTAGTAGCTAGCATTTTGCTAAGGATGAAATCTGAAATTTTATACGGGGAATGCGAGAATGCTTTCGATGATGAAGAAGAGGAAGGGGAAGAGGAAATCAACGAGGATGATAGAAGGGATGAAGAATACAACGATTTAGAAACTCAACCTATCCCTGTAATAATGGACGAAAAAACAAATGAGAAACCTACAAAACAAACCACTGTAACTTTAGATGGTCTTATAACTACGTTACAATCGGAACTTAATAAAATAAAATCCAAAAAACCTAGAAAAAAAAGAACTCAATCTCCCGGTACCATTGCAACCAATTTAAATAATTTAATCGAAGAAATGATTGAAGAAGACGATATTTCAGATATTATGGATTATATAATCGAAGAATTGGAAAATTCAAAAGATGGAAATTTTATATTCCAAGAAAAATTTGATACGAGAGAAAAAGTTATAAAAAACTTTTTACCATCCCTGTATTTAGCAAATGACGGTAAAATAGATTTATTACAGGAAGAATTATTTGAAAAATTATATGTTCAATTAAAATCAAAACAATGA
- a CDS encoding ABC transporter ATP-binding protein, protein MGDYKVTALRDINLDIRKGDFVAIIGSSGSGKSTMMNMIGCLDIPTKGDVYLYDKNISKLSESTLSELRGRSIGFIFQQYNLIPSMSALENVMLPLQFQDVNDKDAKKRAIRVLEMVGLGDRIKNSPSQLSGGQQQRVSIARALACNPDILLADEPTGALDSKTGTQVLKILQKLWKSGKTIIMITHDLNLAKYANTQVELKDGQIVRNEINRNRKDFEDLDDLNLE, encoded by the coding sequence ATGGGAGATTATAAAGTTACAGCACTTAGGGATATTAATTTAGATATCCGAAAAGGAGATTTTGTAGCAATTATTGGTTCATCAGGTAGCGGTAAATCAACCATGATGAATATGATAGGCTGTTTAGATATACCTACAAAAGGGGACGTTTATCTATACGATAAAAATATATCAAAGCTTTCAGAATCTACCCTATCAGAATTAAGGGGTCGTTCAATTGGTTTCATATTTCAGCAGTATAATTTAATACCAAGTATGAGTGCACTCGAAAATGTTATGTTGCCCTTACAATTCCAGGATGTAAACGACAAAGATGCAAAAAAAAGGGCAATACGCGTTTTAGAAATGGTTGGTCTAGGGGACCGTATAAAAAATTCACCTTCCCAACTTTCGGGAGGTCAGCAACAAAGAGTCTCTATTGCTAGGGCTTTAGCTTGCAATCCTGACATACTGCTTGCAGATGAGCCAACCGGTGCTTTAGATAGTAAAACAGGTACTCAGGTTTTAAAAATATTACAAAAATTGTGGAAATCTGGTAAAACAATAATCATGATTACACACGATTTAAATCTTGCAAAATATGCAAATACGCAAGTTGAATTAAAAGACGGACAAATTGTTCGAAATGAAATAAATAGAAATCGGAAAGATTTTGAAGATTTGGATGATTTAAATTTGGAATAG